A genome region from Panthera leo isolate Ple1 chromosome A2, P.leo_Ple1_pat1.1, whole genome shotgun sequence includes the following:
- the PEX11G gene encoding peroxisomal membrane protein 11C isoform X1, which yields MAALSGLASALESYRGRDRLIRTLGYCCQLVGGVLVEQCPARSEVGTRLLTLSSQLSHCRTVLRLFDDMAMFIYTKQYGLGAEEEDLFVRCVSVLGNLADQLYYPCEHIAWAADAKILRVDSARWWTLSTAFWGLSLLLGIARSLWMVLKLRQRLRDPTVAFTSRLPRSKRRALEAQVQSEVLTLLSNLADLANAVHWLPPGVLWAGRFPPWLVGLLGTVSSLLSVYQAIRAGDWTEATAP from the exons ATGGCGGCGCTGAGCGGCCTGGCGTCGGCGCTGGAGTCTTACAGGGGCCGCGACCGCCTG ATCCGAACGCTGGGGTACTGTTGCCAACTGGTTGGTGGGGTCCTGGTGGAGCAGTGTCCAGCCAGGTCAGAAGTGGGGACGCGCCTGCTGACACTGTCCTCCCAACTCAGCCACTGTAGGACTGTCCTGCGACTCTTTGACGACATGGCCATGTTTATCTACACGAAGCAGTACGGCCTGGGGGCAGAG GAGGAAGATCTCTTTGTCCGCTGCGTATCCGTCCTGGGCAACCTGGCAGATCAGCTCTACTACCCCTGTGAGCACATCGCCTGGGCTGCCGATGCCAAGATCCTCCGTGTGGATTCTGCCCGGTGGTGGACACTGAGCACGGCCTTCTGGGGCCTCTCCCTGCTGCTGGGCATCGCCAG GTCATTGTGGATGGTCCTGAAACTGAGACAGAGGCTGAGGGACCCCACGGTGGCCTTTACCAG CCGGCTGCCGCGGAGCAAGAGGAGGGCCTTGGAGGCCCAGGTTCAGTCGGAGGTGCTGACTCTCCTGAGCAACCTGGCCGATCTGGCCAACGCCGTGCACTGGCTGCCTCCGGGCGTCCTGTGGGCCGGCCGCTTCCCCCCGTGGCTGGTGGGCCTCCTGGGCACCgtctcctccctcctcagtgTGTACCAGGCCATCCGGGCCGGTGACTGGACCGAGGCCACCGCCCCCTGA
- the PEX11G gene encoding peroxisomal membrane protein 11C isoform X2 produces MAMFIYTKQYGLGAEEEDLFVRCVSVLGNLADQLYYPCEHIAWAADAKILRVDSARWWTLSTAFWGLSLLLGIARSLWMVLKLRQRLRDPTVAFTSRLPRSKRRALEAQVQSEVLTLLSNLADLANAVHWLPPGVLWAGRFPPWLVGLLGTVSSLLSVYQAIRAGDWTEATAP; encoded by the exons ATGGCCATGTTTATCTACACGAAGCAGTACGGCCTGGGGGCAGAG GAGGAAGATCTCTTTGTCCGCTGCGTATCCGTCCTGGGCAACCTGGCAGATCAGCTCTACTACCCCTGTGAGCACATCGCCTGGGCTGCCGATGCCAAGATCCTCCGTGTGGATTCTGCCCGGTGGTGGACACTGAGCACGGCCTTCTGGGGCCTCTCCCTGCTGCTGGGCATCGCCAG GTCATTGTGGATGGTCCTGAAACTGAGACAGAGGCTGAGGGACCCCACGGTGGCCTTTACCAG CCGGCTGCCGCGGAGCAAGAGGAGGGCCTTGGAGGCCCAGGTTCAGTCGGAGGTGCTGACTCTCCTGAGCAACCTGGCCGATCTGGCCAACGCCGTGCACTGGCTGCCTCCGGGCGTCCTGTGGGCCGGCCGCTTCCCCCCGTGGCTGGTGGGCCTCCTGGGCACCgtctcctccctcctcagtgTGTACCAGGCCATCCGGGCCGGTGACTGGACCGAGGCCACCGCCCCCTGA
- the TEX45 gene encoding testis-expressed protein 45 isoform X3, whose amino-acid sequence MPPLEVAPCPPMAMAAVALLPCPMSRLDFLKASHFALGPDPRLHVDAMQPTSHRDFPAYPGVTRALSCQEPPVRSFFRQDTRAAGAELQSEAHRAFAPLAPQPSAPSGTRERTLATPATNLRVYAPARSRTGLSTARADFGWPELPARAREQIRGARLIFDRDSVPPGDPAKLRIPPTTYQALFPPHDACPRPRAPCSHFGGSNALQWDHRTQDDGTSYQRQFQALPGPPASMCKRASSSVELGDSKIGYGPMCSEQKQAYGPQGLPPDRYDKAQASAHIHYVNIRPGDGLFRDRTTEAEHFYPREPERFVLHHDQTPASHILEGNRCPGPGSLTTSVHFFHGQPLPLNKPPSRHVPHEKLQSHVGLGESSLLGQFFQTSTGTDYCSPGTIQKPQRVPTLHLLPSNLPQGTGGPCPSSLSPSARLPPPKSTETDFLTMNQKMLKPHRTAPASVTDEMLQRFQGPAVLRSANLQDSHVPLGSPRQWVCGAGKVEPQTPQPPTYPCPSQQ is encoded by the exons ATGCCACCCCTTGAG GTGGCGCCTTGTCCCCCGATGGCGATGGCCGCGGTCGCCCTCCTGCCATGCCCGATGTCCCGGCTGGACTTCCTCAAGGCCTCGCACTTTGCACTAGGGCCGGATCCGCGGCTGCACGTGGACGCCATGCAACCCACGTCGCACCGGGACTTCCCGGCCTACCCGGGCGTCACCCGCGCGCTGTCGTGCCAGGAGCCGCCCGTCAGGTCCTTCTTCCGACAGGACACGCGCGCCGCAGGCGCGGAGCTCCAGTCGGAGGCGCACCGCGCGTTCGCGCCCCTGGCGCCGCAGCCGTCCGCACCGTCGGGGACGCGGGAGCGCACCCTCGCCACGCCGGCCACCAACTTGCGCGTGTACGCGCCCGCGCGCTCCCGTACCGGCCTCTCCACCGCGCGCGCGGACTTTGGCTGGCCGGAGCTGCCGGCGCGCGCCAGAGAGCAGATCCGCGGCGCGCGCCTCATCTTCGACCGCGACTCGGTGCCTCCCGGCGACCCAGCCAAGCTGCGCATCCCGCCCACCACCTACCAGGCGCTTTTCCCGCCCCACGACGCGTGCCCGCGGCCCCGCGCGCCCTGCAGCCACTTCG GGGGCAGCAACGCACTCCAGTGGGACCACAGGACACAGGACGATGGGACCTCCTACCAGAGACAGTTTCAGGCCCTGCCAGGCCCACCTGCCTCGATGTGTAAGAGG GCCTCCTCCAGTGTGGAGCTGGGAGACTCCAAGATTGGCTATGGGCCCATGTGCTCCGAGCAGAAACAAGCCTACGGGCCCCAGGGTCTGCCCCCAGACAG GTACGACAAGGCCCAGGCCTCGGCCCACATCCACTATGTGAATATTCGTCCTGGAGATGGGCTCTTCCGTGACAGGACCACCGAGGCTGAACACTTCTACCCCCGAGAGCCAG AGCGTTTTGTTCTTCACCACGACCAGACTCCGGCATCGCACATCCTGGAAGGAAATCGGTGCCCCGGCCCGGGCAGCCTCACCACCTCCGTGCACTTCTTCCACGGCCAG CCACTGCCCCTGAACAAGCCACCCAGCCGCCACGTGCCTCACGAGAAACTGCAGAGTCACGTGGGCCTAGGGGAGTCCTCGCTGCTCGGACAGTTCTTCCAGACCTCCACGGGCACGGACTACTGCTCCCCGGGCACCATCCAGAAGCCGCAGAGAGTGCCCACTCTCCACTTGCTGCCTAGCAACCTGCCCCAGGGCACCGGCG ggccctgcccctcctccctcagcccctcagcTCGACTACCCCCACCCAAATCTacagaaacagattttttaacCATGAACCAGAAGATGCTGAAGCCGCATAGAACAGCTCCCGCCTCCGTGACTGACGAGATGCTACAgcgg